The Bacillota bacterium genome window below encodes:
- the abc-f gene encoding ABC-F type ribosomal protection protein produces MSRPLVQITGLSKDFGYHQIFTNVDWLIREGEKIGFVGANGVGKSTVLKIIAGEDTPSKGSIIYYQDLLQIEYVPQNPVFPGELTPQQLLTHRCERLGAAAQAGVLETLSRFGFAESEKALLIANLSGGQRTRLSLAQAWLSCPGLLLLDEPTNHLDQEGLAWLEGFVKDYPGTVVVVSHDRYFLDQVVDRIVELTPKGAKEFVGTYSDYRQAKAAAYQQQLARYEAAQKEVKRIEAAISRQMEWADRAHRDSRKKGEGRMGVKEYYRKKAKGMARRAKSTIKRLEAMKETQVEKPQRERSIAALNFQESAGGRRMILGRGLAKSFAKELFTASDFTILRGDKVGVVGANGAGKTTLAKMILGEEQQTEGELWVSPGAHIGYLDQELETLDPTATILEGVLEVFPQQTPETITWVRTMLAGFLFAAQDLEKSIAILSTGERKRVALLRLLLSEYNLLILDEPTEHLDLPSRERLEDALVDYSGTLVLISHDRYLLRRVATKILAIESGRIHTYDQGFEQYHASRNRTEEPKGNGGESDPEISVEERLLWQNRLATLNSQLAFMDRADPEYSQLEAEFLELSRKLRKG; encoded by the coding sequence GTGTCCAGACCATTAGTGCAAATTACCGGCTTATCCAAGGATTTTGGCTACCATCAGATTTTTACCAATGTAGATTGGCTCATTAGAGAAGGGGAGAAGATTGGATTTGTCGGTGCCAATGGCGTCGGCAAGAGCACAGTGCTCAAAATTATCGCTGGAGAAGATACACCCTCTAAAGGGTCTATCATCTATTACCAAGATTTGCTGCAGATTGAATACGTTCCCCAAAACCCGGTTTTTCCCGGTGAGCTAACACCGCAGCAATTACTGACTCACCGCTGTGAGAGGCTGGGTGCGGCGGCACAGGCTGGGGTCCTAGAAACCCTAAGTCGTTTTGGCTTTGCTGAGAGTGAAAAGGCTCTTTTGATCGCCAATCTCAGCGGCGGACAAAGAACCAGGCTGAGCCTGGCTCAAGCGTGGTTGTCCTGTCCTGGACTCCTGTTGCTTGACGAGCCCACCAATCACTTGGATCAGGAGGGACTAGCCTGGCTGGAGGGATTTGTCAAGGACTACCCCGGTACAGTGGTAGTAGTCTCCCATGACCGCTACTTTCTAGATCAGGTAGTTGACAGAATCGTGGAGTTAACCCCTAAGGGTGCCAAGGAGTTTGTCGGAACCTACAGTGATTACCGCCAGGCAAAGGCAGCTGCCTATCAGCAGCAGTTGGCCAGATACGAGGCGGCGCAAAAGGAAGTTAAGCGGATTGAGGCCGCCATCTCGCGGCAGATGGAATGGGCTGATCGGGCTCACCGTGATTCCCGGAAAAAAGGCGAGGGTCGGATGGGAGTCAAGGAATACTATCGCAAGAAGGCCAAGGGGATGGCCCGGAGGGCAAAATCTACCATCAAGAGGCTGGAAGCGATGAAGGAGACCCAAGTGGAGAAGCCCCAAAGAGAAAGGTCCATTGCTGCACTGAATTTTCAAGAGAGTGCCGGGGGCAGAAGAATGATCCTGGGCAGAGGGTTGGCAAAGTCCTTTGCCAAGGAATTGTTCACCGCCAGCGACTTCACTATCCTGCGGGGGGACAAGGTAGGCGTGGTTGGCGCCAACGGCGCCGGTAAGACTACCCTGGCTAAGATGATTCTAGGAGAAGAACAGCAGACCGAGGGAGAGTTGTGGGTGTCGCCGGGGGCTCACATCGGGTACTTGGACCAGGAACTGGAGACCCTCGATCCCACGGCTACCATTCTGGAAGGGGTGCTGGAGGTGTTTCCCCAGCAGACTCCGGAGACTATCACTTGGGTAAGAACGATGCTGGCTGGATTCCTGTTTGCTGCGCAGGATCTGGAAAAATCCATCGCGATCTTAAGTACCGGAGAGAGGAAACGGGTGGCGCTGCTGCGCTTGCTGCTGTCGGAGTATAACCTCCTCATCCTCGATGAACCAACGGAGCACCTGGATTTACCTTCACGGGAAAGGCTCGAGGATGCCCTGGTGGACTACTCCGGAACCTTAGTGTTGATCTCCCATGATCGCTATCTGCTCCGCCGAGTTGCCACCAAGATCCTAGCCATCGAGAGCGGCAGGATCCATACCTATGATCAAGGATTTGAGCAGTACCATGCCAGCCGGAACAGGACAGAGGAGCCAAAGGGTAATGGCGGTGAGTCGGATCCTGAGATCTCTGTCGAGGAGAGGCTGTTGTGGCAGAACCGCCTGGCAACCCTGAATTCTCAGTTGGCCTTTATGGATAGGGCAGATCCGGAGTATTCGCAGCTGGAGGCAGAATTTCTGGAGCTATCGAGGAAGCTGAGAAAAGGGTAA
- a CDS encoding cell division protein, giving the protein MNGRDTNYIYALDIGTRKVAGILLGNAAEAPEIVDAVVLEQGVGSMEDGQIHDISGVSNVIKEVTQKIENQRGLKLTSAAVAAAGRALRTQLGTASLEVSPLDPIDQELIHSLEMEAVMDARNQLRQQNRTSFTVGPNPYMFVAYSVTKYELDGDRIASLVGQRGNRIGVEVIATFLPRVVVDSLSASLAAAGLKMSSLTLEPIAALHVAIPPSMRALNLALVDVGAGTSDIAITKNKSIVAYGMVTAAGDEITSLIMERYLLDFPEAERVKRQLVATEVIEFVDVLGLTHSLPATELCREIAPVVNQLAEQLAQEILRLNHDTCPQAVMCVGGGSLTPGLTKQLAKHLGLPENRVALRDRTGVSKIAGCEEELFGPASVTPLGIALLASSENASPFLDLTINGRQEYKLLKSATRTVKDAVIGAGISLTRLLGIPGESLTVTINGKKRVFPGSMGQPAQITKNGIECSLQDPVASGDHLEISEPINGSPREVTVADLLREEPALQPDAQVLVNGRPAGPSTRLQNGEEILIEAPRERERKSEPQKQLHSITVTVNGTPLILEAKTSQRKHRFIVSDIFPHHNPAEQRRKNGTLTIQVNGEIAGFVTPIVDGDDIRFLWR; this is encoded by the coding sequence ATGAATGGACGTGACACCAACTACATCTACGCTTTGGATATCGGGACTCGGAAAGTGGCAGGAATTCTCCTAGGCAACGCCGCTGAAGCACCGGAGATTGTCGATGCCGTAGTGCTTGAGCAAGGCGTAGGTTCCATGGAAGATGGTCAAATCCACGACATTTCCGGGGTCAGCAACGTAATCAAAGAGGTTACGCAGAAGATTGAGAACCAAAGGGGCCTCAAGCTCACCTCCGCCGCCGTAGCAGCTGCCGGTAGAGCCCTGCGTACGCAGTTAGGAACGGCTTCTTTGGAGGTATCACCGCTGGATCCCATTGATCAAGAACTGATCCACAGTCTTGAAATGGAAGCAGTGATGGACGCCAGAAACCAACTGCGGCAACAAAATCGGACCTCCTTTACCGTCGGCCCCAACCCCTATATGTTTGTTGCCTACTCCGTCACCAAATATGAGCTTGACGGAGATCGCATTGCGTCCCTAGTTGGCCAGCGGGGGAACCGAATCGGTGTCGAGGTGATCGCCACCTTTCTGCCCCGAGTGGTGGTGGACTCCCTATCGGCGTCCTTAGCCGCTGCCGGCCTAAAGATGAGCTCCTTGACTCTGGAACCCATCGCTGCCTTGCACGTCGCCATTCCCCCCAGTATGCGGGCCCTGAACTTGGCCTTGGTGGACGTCGGTGCCGGTACCTCGGACATCGCCATCACCAAAAATAAGTCCATCGTCGCCTATGGAATGGTCACTGCGGCAGGCGATGAAATTACCTCCCTGATTATGGAGCGATACCTCCTGGATTTTCCCGAAGCGGAGCGGGTAAAAAGGCAGCTGGTAGCGACAGAGGTAATTGAGTTTGTCGATGTCCTCGGGCTAACCCATTCCCTACCGGCCACGGAGCTCTGCCGAGAAATTGCCCCAGTGGTGAACCAATTGGCGGAGCAACTGGCCCAGGAAATCCTGAGGCTCAACCATGACACCTGTCCCCAAGCGGTGATGTGTGTCGGTGGAGGATCACTCACCCCCGGGTTAACGAAGCAGCTGGCCAAGCACCTGGGCCTGCCCGAAAATCGCGTGGCCCTTCGAGACCGCACCGGGGTGTCGAAGATTGCGGGATGCGAAGAAGAGCTCTTTGGTCCCGCCTCCGTTACCCCCTTGGGCATTGCCCTGCTGGCCAGCAGTGAGAATGCTTCGCCCTTTCTTGATCTCACCATTAATGGCCGCCAAGAGTACAAGTTACTAAAAAGCGCTACTCGTACTGTGAAGGATGCCGTCATCGGCGCTGGAATCAGCCTGACGCGACTGTTGGGAATCCCCGGGGAATCCTTAACGGTGACCATCAATGGCAAGAAACGGGTCTTTCCCGGCAGTATGGGACAGCCAGCCCAAATCACCAAGAATGGCATCGAGTGCAGTCTACAGGATCCCGTCGCTTCAGGGGATCACCTGGAGATCTCCGAGCCCATTAACGGCTCCCCACGGGAAGTCACCGTCGCCGATCTATTACGAGAGGAGCCTGCGTTGCAGCCCGATGCTCAAGTGCTGGTCAATGGCAGACCCGCGGGTCCCTCAACGAGGTTGCAAAATGGCGAAGAGATTCTCATCGAGGCGCCAAGGGAAAGGGAGAGGAAGTCGGAACCACAAAAGCAGCTGCATTCCATCACCGTTACCGTCAACGGTACCCCCTTGATCTTGGAGGCCAAGACCTCGCAGCGGAAACATCGTTTTATCGTCAGTGACATCTTCCCCCATCACAATCCCGCGGAGCAGCGGCGCAAGAACGGCACCTTGACCATCCAGGTAAACGGGGAGATTGCTGGATTTGTCACTCCAATAGTTGACGGCGACGATATTCGCTTTCTCTGGAGATAG
- the truA gene encoding tRNA pseudouridine(38-40) synthase TruA, with the protein MRNLKLIIEYDGGRYLGWQRQNKTERTIQGKIEAVLSRMVGVPVEVVGSGRTDAGVHALGQVANCRLDTDWTLEEIQEYLNHYLPEDIVVKELEEAEDRFHARHNAQGRRYVYRIWNHRVPSALERRYSYHVPQRLDLDSMRQAAAKLVGTHDFIAFSSLKKRRKSTIRHIDRVDIEREGPWVTISIVGNGFLRHMVRIIVGTLLEVGLGKEPPEYVDEIFLAGHRREAGFTVPPQGLFLAEVYYHDQLEKG; encoded by the coding sequence ATGCGCAATCTGAAATTGATCATCGAATACGATGGCGGAAGATATTTGGGGTGGCAGCGCCAGAACAAAACGGAGCGAACTATCCAGGGGAAAATAGAAGCTGTCCTGTCGAGAATGGTGGGAGTCCCGGTTGAGGTCGTTGGCTCGGGACGCACCGACGCTGGAGTCCATGCCCTGGGTCAGGTGGCCAATTGCCGGCTGGACACCGATTGGACCTTGGAGGAGATCCAGGAATATCTCAATCACTACTTGCCCGAGGATATCGTAGTGAAGGAGTTAGAAGAGGCTGAGGACCGGTTTCACGCACGCCACAACGCCCAGGGTCGCAGGTATGTTTACCGCATCTGGAATCACCGGGTGCCATCGGCTCTCGAGCGGCGCTATAGCTACCACGTGCCTCAACGCCTTGACCTTGATTCAATGCGCCAGGCTGCCGCCAAGCTGGTGGGAACCCATGACTTTATCGCCTTTTCCTCCCTAAAAAAGCGGAGAAAGTCCACAATTCGCCACATTGACCGCGTTGACATTGAACGGGAGGGCCCTTGGGTGACAATCAGCATTGTTGGTAACGGGTTCTTACGCCACATGGTAAGGATTATCGTAGGTACCTTGCTGGAGGTGGGGTTGGGCAAGGAGCCTCCCGAGTATGTCGACGAAATCTTTCTCGCGGGACATAGGCGGGAGGCGGGGTTTACCGTACCGCCGCAAGGGCTATTTCTGGCGGAAGTCTACTATCATGATCAGCTAGAGAAGGGATAG
- a CDS encoding glycerophosphodiester phosphodiesterase has translation MKLKYFRRLIARKRFWVILSLILVIYLINASWLVRTGDKKPFLLAHRGLAQTFPMAGITNETCTAKGIYPPEHPYLENTIASMQAAFDHGADIVELDIQLTADNEFAVFHDWTLECRTDGQGVTREHTLAELKELDIGYGYTADGGQTYPFRGKGVGLLPSLSEVLDAFPDRQLLLNIKSNDPEEGARLAEFLLQLPSERLETLAVYGGDEPIAALKEAIPQLRVMSMATLKRALLSYLAVGWSGYVPAAMRNTQLHIPEKFAPFLWGWPHRFLQRMEAVDTRIILVAGSGKFSEGFDSAEDLARIPKGYSGGIWTNRIDRLAPLVK, from the coding sequence ATGAAGTTGAAGTATTTTCGGCGCTTAATTGCTCGGAAGAGGTTTTGGGTAATCCTCTCCCTAATTTTAGTGATCTACCTCATCAATGCTTCTTGGTTGGTGAGAACGGGGGACAAGAAGCCCTTCCTGTTGGCCCATCGGGGACTGGCGCAGACCTTTCCCATGGCTGGTATTACCAATGAAACTTGTACTGCCAAAGGCATCTATCCACCGGAGCATCCGTACCTGGAAAATACTATTGCATCTATGCAAGCAGCCTTTGACCATGGTGCAGACATCGTCGAGCTTGATATCCAGCTGACAGCGGACAATGAGTTTGCAGTGTTTCACGACTGGACCTTGGAGTGTCGAACCGATGGTCAGGGGGTTACCCGGGAGCACACTCTGGCGGAGCTGAAGGAGTTAGACATTGGCTACGGCTATACTGCCGATGGAGGCCAAACCTACCCCTTTCGAGGAAAGGGCGTGGGGCTGCTTCCTTCCTTGTCAGAGGTTCTAGATGCCTTCCCCGATCGGCAGTTGCTGCTTAACATTAAGAGCAATGATCCGGAGGAAGGAGCTAGATTGGCAGAGTTCTTGCTTCAACTGCCCTCGGAGCGGTTGGAAACTTTGGCGGTCTATGGTGGCGATGAACCCATTGCCGCTCTCAAAGAGGCGATACCCCAGCTGCGGGTGATGTCCATGGCCACGCTAAAGCGGGCTTTGTTATCATATCTGGCCGTTGGGTGGAGTGGGTATGTTCCCGCCGCGATGAGAAATACCCAACTGCACATTCCTGAGAAATTTGCGCCCTTTCTTTGGGGCTGGCCCCATCGGTTTCTTCAGCGGATGGAGGCCGTCGATACTCGAATAATTCTGGTGGCCGGGAGCGGTAAATTCTCGGAAGGCTTTGATAGTGCCGAGGATCTGGCCCGGATTCCCAAGGGTTATAGCGGAGGAATTTGGACTAACCGCATTGATAGGCTGGCTCCCTTGGTGAAATAG